The Deinococcus radiopugnans ATCC 19172 genome window below encodes:
- a CDS encoding phosphodiester glycosidase family protein, whose product MIAARFLPAVLLMSCSPASQAFTLNKVVSEGMLYTVAEVDLTRDRLELHWLNPTTGQPYASFAQVQGRLGKQGREMQFATNSGIYAPGLRPLGLHVEDGKTLVPINNARSGGNFALLPNGVFWVRGQRAGVTETGAYRRLDPQPTFATQSGPLLLAGGQIHPAFNKGSTSFKVRSGVGVCQDGRVRFAVSAGPVNFYAFAVFFRDRLKCPDALYLDGSISAYATPQDNTQLADFAGIWTVSR is encoded by the coding sequence ATGATCGCCGCCCGCTTCCTCCCTGCCGTGCTGCTGATGTCGTGCAGCCCCGCCTCTCAGGCCTTCACCCTGAACAAGGTGGTTTCAGAGGGCATGCTGTACACCGTCGCTGAGGTTGACCTGACCAGGGACCGGCTGGAACTGCACTGGCTCAACCCCACCACCGGCCAGCCCTACGCCAGTTTCGCGCAGGTGCAGGGCCGGCTGGGCAAGCAGGGGCGCGAGATGCAGTTCGCCACCAACAGCGGCATCTACGCGCCGGGGCTACGGCCGCTGGGGCTGCATGTTGAGGACGGCAAGACGCTGGTGCCCATCAACAACGCCCGCTCCGGCGGCAACTTCGCGCTGCTGCCCAACGGGGTGTTCTGGGTCAGGGGCCAACGGGCGGGCGTGACGGAAACCGGGGCGTACCGCCGCCTGGACCCGCAACCCACCTTCGCCACGCAGTCGGGGCCGCTCTTGCTGGCCGGTGGGCAGATCCATCCCGCCTTCAACAAGGGCAGCACCTCGTTCAAGGTGAGAAGCGGCGTGGGCGTCTGCCAGGACGGACGGGTGCGCTTTGCAGTCAGCGCCGGCCCCGTCAACTTCTACGCCTTCGCCGTGTTCTTCCGGGACCGCCTGAAGTGCCCGGACGCGCTGTATCTGGACGGCAGCATCAGCGCCTACGCGACGCCACAGGACAATACCCAGCTTGCGGATTTTGCGGGCATCTGGACCGTCAGCCGCTAG